Proteins found in one Thalassophryne amazonica chromosome 1, fThaAma1.1, whole genome shotgun sequence genomic segment:
- the LOC117509512 gene encoding E3 ubiquitin-protein ligase RNF6-like isoform X1, with amino-acid sequence MDPPGGGDERRRQAERLRREEAYYHFINELSEEEYRLMRDGNLLGTPGEVTAEELRQRLDGAKESLSTQPDSEQRSQITSSGEVQGGSAEGEARVAGGRRVTGGAEHGAETSNGDSLLEWLNTFRRTGNATRSGQSGNQTWRAVSRTNPNSGEFRFSLEININHDQPEPGEHSDTSDPAELPLTGPHTTSSSVLRTASSFSTARPSPTPRPSLYPSPRPPISQRMQTRRTRSSSTTLSVSAPVLPAPLAPHVAAQRRGPTVHSFPPLPLPALTTSALDQVPPLRHHALNADTDHRSGEMAASENYPHVSPQAGSQTSAVAQESHGIQTRSRGRTRRAAAGTGVASRLSRRSRSPLDRTPVPSETPQSSSGLSGSNIHTLELSTGTSSVSMDSEEAVAEPAALSESPRDAGERESESHVAGTASSALRRHPTIMLDLQVRRIRPGENRDRDSIASRTRSRARVAENTVTFESDSGGFRRTISRSERAGIRTYVSTIRIPLRRISETGLGEPNSTALRSILRQIMTGFGELSSLMETESDSETVVPNHTDASSTNGSSNTAGRFHINENIAGRTGTVGTDQGSVSLVESEEDHGGQARLGGGALSTPEGRATSRDTNNLVENGTLPILRLAHFFLLNDEDDDEHPRGLTKEQIDNLSTRTYGQANLDGEMGRACSVCINEYAQGNKLRRLPCSHEFHIHCIDRWLSENNTCPICRQPVLTLHPD; translated from the exons ATGGACCCTCCTGGTGGGGGAGATGAACGACGGAGGCAGGCAGAGCGTCTTCGGCGAGAGGAGGCATATTATCACTTCATTAATGAACTGAGTGAAGAGGAGTACCGTCTAATGAGAGACGGCAACCTGCTTGGCACTCCTG GAGAGGTGACTGCTGAGGAGCTCCGGCAGCGGCTTGATGGAGCAAAGGAGAGCTTGTCAACTCAGCCCGACAGTGAGCAGCGCTCACAGATTACAAGTTCTGGCGAAGTGCAGGGTGGTAGTGCTGAGGGAGAGGCGAGAGTAGCTGGAGGGAGAAGAGTGACAG GGGGTGCAGAGCATGGAGCAGAAACGTCTAATGGTGACTCATTGTTAGAGTGGCTGAACACATTCAGGCGCACTGGTAACGCTACCCGCAGTGGACAAAGTGGAAACCAGACATGGCGTGCAGTCAGCCGTACCAATCCTAACAGCGGAGAATTTCGTTTTAGCCTGGAGATAAACATTAACCATGATCAGCCAGAGCCAGGGGAACACAGTGACACATCAGACCCTGCAGAGCTGCCACTAACTGGACCACACACCACTTCAAGCTCCGTACTCCGCACTGCTTCTTCTTTCTCCACAGCTCGCCCTTCACCCACACCAAGACCAAGCCTTTACCCCTCCCCCCGCCCACCTATCAGTCAGAGGATGCAGACACGACGAACACGCAGCAGCTCCACAACTCTTTCCGTGAGTGCTCCAGTACTTCCTGCACCATTGGCACCCCATGTCGCTGCACAGAGGAGAGGTCCAACAGTGCACTCTTTTCCACCACTGCCTCTTCCTGCTCTTACCACTAGCGCCCTTGATCAAGTTCCACCACTGCGACATCACGCCTTGAATGCTGACACAGATCATAGGAGTGGGGAGATGGCTGCATCTGAAAACTATCCCCATGTGTCACCCCAGGCTGGATCACAAACCTCAGCGGTGGCTCAGGAATCACATGGTATTCAGACTCGTTCTCGTGGACGGACACGTAGAGCTGCAGCAGGGACTGGGGTTGCTTCCCGATTGTCAAGAAGGAGTCGTTCTCCTTTAGACAGAACACCGGTTCCCAGTGAAACTCCTCAGTCAAGCAGTGGTCTCAGTGGTTCTAATATCCATACCCTTGAGTTGAGCACAGGCACAAGCTCTGTTTCCATGGATTCTGAGGAAGCTGTGGCAGAACCTGCTGCTTTATCTGAATCACCTCGAGATGCAGGGGAGCGTGAGAGTGAATCTCACGTAGCAGGCACGGCAAGTTCAGCACTCCGTCGCCACCCAACAATCATGTTGGATTTGCAAGTGAGACGGATTCGACCTGGTGAAAATCGTGACCGGGATAGTATAGCCAGCAGAACACGTTCTCGTGCTCGGGTTGCTGAGAATACCGTCACATTTGAAAGTGATAGCGGTGGATTTAGACGAACCATTTCCCGCTCGGAGCGAGCTGGAATCCGCACCTATGTAAGCACTATACGGATTCCACTGAGGCGCATTAGTGAGACAGGCCTGGGAGAACCCAATTCCACAGCCCTACGCTCCATTTTGCGCCAGATTATGACTGGATTTGGGGAGCTCAGCTCCCTAATGGAGACAGAGTCAGACTCTGAAACTGTTGTGCCAAACCACACCGATGCCAGCAGTACAAATGGTAGTTCCAACACAGCTGGTCGTTTCCACATAAATGAAAACATAGCAGGTCGTACTGGAACAGTTGGGACAGATCAGGggagcgtcagtctggtggagagtGAAGAGGACCACGGTGGTCAGGCCAGGCTTGGAGGAGGAGCACTGAGCACCCCAGAGGGACGGGCCACAAGTAGAGACACCAACAACCTAGTGGAAAATGGGACTCTTCCCATCCTGCGGTTGGCGCATTTCTTCTTGCTGAATGATGAAGACGATGATGAACACCCTCGCGGCCTGACAAAAGAACAGATTGACAATCTGTCCACACGCACGTACGGTCAGGCCAATCTAGACGGGGAAATGGGCCGTGCGTGCAGCGTGTGCATCAACGAGTACGCTCAGGGCAACAAGCTGCGCCGTTTGCCCTGCTCCCATGAGTTCCATATCCACTGTATCGACCGCTGGCTCTCGGAAAACAACACCTGCCCCATCTGCAGGCAGCCCGTGCTTACACTACATCCTGACTGA
- the LOC117509512 gene encoding E3 ubiquitin-protein ligase RNF6-like isoform X2, translating to MDPPGGGDERRRQAERLRREEAYYHFINELSEEEYRLMRDGNLLGTPGEVTAEELRQRLDGAKESLSTQPDRGAEHGAETSNGDSLLEWLNTFRRTGNATRSGQSGNQTWRAVSRTNPNSGEFRFSLEININHDQPEPGEHSDTSDPAELPLTGPHTTSSSVLRTASSFSTARPSPTPRPSLYPSPRPPISQRMQTRRTRSSSTTLSVSAPVLPAPLAPHVAAQRRGPTVHSFPPLPLPALTTSALDQVPPLRHHALNADTDHRSGEMAASENYPHVSPQAGSQTSAVAQESHGIQTRSRGRTRRAAAGTGVASRLSRRSRSPLDRTPVPSETPQSSSGLSGSNIHTLELSTGTSSVSMDSEEAVAEPAALSESPRDAGERESESHVAGTASSALRRHPTIMLDLQVRRIRPGENRDRDSIASRTRSRARVAENTVTFESDSGGFRRTISRSERAGIRTYVSTIRIPLRRISETGLGEPNSTALRSILRQIMTGFGELSSLMETESDSETVVPNHTDASSTNGSSNTAGRFHINENIAGRTGTVGTDQGSVSLVESEEDHGGQARLGGGALSTPEGRATSRDTNNLVENGTLPILRLAHFFLLNDEDDDEHPRGLTKEQIDNLSTRTYGQANLDGEMGRACSVCINEYAQGNKLRRLPCSHEFHIHCIDRWLSENNTCPICRQPVLTLHPD from the exons ATGGACCCTCCTGGTGGGGGAGATGAACGACGGAGGCAGGCAGAGCGTCTTCGGCGAGAGGAGGCATATTATCACTTCATTAATGAACTGAGTGAAGAGGAGTACCGTCTAATGAGAGACGGCAACCTGCTTGGCACTCCTG GAGAGGTGACTGCTGAGGAGCTCCGGCAGCGGCTTGATGGAGCAAAGGAGAGCTTGTCAACTCAGCCCGACA GGGGTGCAGAGCATGGAGCAGAAACGTCTAATGGTGACTCATTGTTAGAGTGGCTGAACACATTCAGGCGCACTGGTAACGCTACCCGCAGTGGACAAAGTGGAAACCAGACATGGCGTGCAGTCAGCCGTACCAATCCTAACAGCGGAGAATTTCGTTTTAGCCTGGAGATAAACATTAACCATGATCAGCCAGAGCCAGGGGAACACAGTGACACATCAGACCCTGCAGAGCTGCCACTAACTGGACCACACACCACTTCAAGCTCCGTACTCCGCACTGCTTCTTCTTTCTCCACAGCTCGCCCTTCACCCACACCAAGACCAAGCCTTTACCCCTCCCCCCGCCCACCTATCAGTCAGAGGATGCAGACACGACGAACACGCAGCAGCTCCACAACTCTTTCCGTGAGTGCTCCAGTACTTCCTGCACCATTGGCACCCCATGTCGCTGCACAGAGGAGAGGTCCAACAGTGCACTCTTTTCCACCACTGCCTCTTCCTGCTCTTACCACTAGCGCCCTTGATCAAGTTCCACCACTGCGACATCACGCCTTGAATGCTGACACAGATCATAGGAGTGGGGAGATGGCTGCATCTGAAAACTATCCCCATGTGTCACCCCAGGCTGGATCACAAACCTCAGCGGTGGCTCAGGAATCACATGGTATTCAGACTCGTTCTCGTGGACGGACACGTAGAGCTGCAGCAGGGACTGGGGTTGCTTCCCGATTGTCAAGAAGGAGTCGTTCTCCTTTAGACAGAACACCGGTTCCCAGTGAAACTCCTCAGTCAAGCAGTGGTCTCAGTGGTTCTAATATCCATACCCTTGAGTTGAGCACAGGCACAAGCTCTGTTTCCATGGATTCTGAGGAAGCTGTGGCAGAACCTGCTGCTTTATCTGAATCACCTCGAGATGCAGGGGAGCGTGAGAGTGAATCTCACGTAGCAGGCACGGCAAGTTCAGCACTCCGTCGCCACCCAACAATCATGTTGGATTTGCAAGTGAGACGGATTCGACCTGGTGAAAATCGTGACCGGGATAGTATAGCCAGCAGAACACGTTCTCGTGCTCGGGTTGCTGAGAATACCGTCACATTTGAAAGTGATAGCGGTGGATTTAGACGAACCATTTCCCGCTCGGAGCGAGCTGGAATCCGCACCTATGTAAGCACTATACGGATTCCACTGAGGCGCATTAGTGAGACAGGCCTGGGAGAACCCAATTCCACAGCCCTACGCTCCATTTTGCGCCAGATTATGACTGGATTTGGGGAGCTCAGCTCCCTAATGGAGACAGAGTCAGACTCTGAAACTGTTGTGCCAAACCACACCGATGCCAGCAGTACAAATGGTAGTTCCAACACAGCTGGTCGTTTCCACATAAATGAAAACATAGCAGGTCGTACTGGAACAGTTGGGACAGATCAGGggagcgtcagtctggtggagagtGAAGAGGACCACGGTGGTCAGGCCAGGCTTGGAGGAGGAGCACTGAGCACCCCAGAGGGACGGGCCACAAGTAGAGACACCAACAACCTAGTGGAAAATGGGACTCTTCCCATCCTGCGGTTGGCGCATTTCTTCTTGCTGAATGATGAAGACGATGATGAACACCCTCGCGGCCTGACAAAAGAACAGATTGACAATCTGTCCACACGCACGTACGGTCAGGCCAATCTAGACGGGGAAATGGGCCGTGCGTGCAGCGTGTGCATCAACGAGTACGCTCAGGGCAACAAGCTGCGCCGTTTGCCCTGCTCCCATGAGTTCCATATCCACTGTATCGACCGCTGGCTCTCGGAAAACAACACCTGCCCCATCTGCAGGCAGCCCGTGCTTACACTACATCCTGACTGA